Part of the Thermococcus barossii genome is shown below.
CCTTGATCAGGTGGCCCTTTCCCTGCCTCCCGGGATGCAGGTGGGTGTTCCGCCCTCCCAGATCAAGAACCTCGCATGGTTCCTGGGGGTTGATACGGAGTGGATGTCCGAGTTCCTTACGGCCCTGAGGGACTTCGCGGAGGAAACGGACTTCTCGGAATTTTACAGCCTCCATGAGGCGTACTATCAAAAAGATATAGATCTCTACGCGGGTGCCCTGCGACTGCTGCCTCCCAAGGACTTTATGGGCAGGTATATGGATTTAACCGGCATTGAATTTAAGTTCCTCCACCCTTACCTGGTGGCGTTCCATGCCCATGCGTACAGGCCTAAGGGGGTGTATGGTCTCGCCGGGATTCAGCCCCTTGTACGACGCATTCCTCAGAGAACTCTGTGGAGCCTCAAAACTGCGAGGGACACGATGTTTGGCCTGCCTCTCAACAGGGACTGCCTCAACAATCCCGGCCTGGACAGGCTTAACTACCTAGGCATGGTGTACCATGAGCTGGGACACGACATATCGACTCGGGAGCTTAACCTTTACGATTCCCTCCCTGAGGAACTCAGCTATCTTGAAAGCACAATTGAAGAGGACATGCCGTATCTGGCCGTCTATGACATACACTTCTGGGGCGACTCTGGTATGGTATACGAAGGCTTCGCGGATGGCTGGGAGGATTTCGCGATTGCGAACGTTGACCCAGAATACTCCGAACTCGCCATGTGGATGCAGAGGGGATGGGGTGAGTTCTGGATCGATGATATGGTTGAACTCTACGGGAAATATGCCAACGAGTCGGTCCAGAACAACGGGGATATCCGGATGTACATCCGGGATATTGCCGAGGAGCTTAAGGAGAGAATTCCTGAGGAAAATTCCTCCGTTCTCTACCATCAGCGCGTCCCTGTGACCCCACTGAGGGCGTTTGACAGGGGCGCCGTTACCGGAAAGGTTGTGGTGGTCTACGGAACGCAAAACCCGGACCCGAAGGGAACGGAATACGACAGAGAAACCGCCGAACTTATAGCCAACAACCTAAAGACCTTCTACTCCCAGTGGAACGGAAGCGTGGAGATAGTCGTTAAGGCCGACGTGAATGTAACGGATGATGAACTCGGGGAGAACCTCGTTCTCGTTGGAGGCCCCGCCGCGAACTCGATTGTCGCTGAAATGCAGGAGCACTTCCCACTGCGCTTTGTGAAGGAAGGGGACTACTGGGTGATTGAGCACAACACCAACTGGAGCGTCGATTCGTTCATAATAACGGAGAACGAGAGCGATCCGGTACTGAAGGGCCGGCTTGACCTGAGTGACGACCTCACGGCAGCGCTCCTGCTGGCAGTAAGAAACCCCGATGACCCCGAGAACTACATCGTCTGGATAGCAGGGGCGGACCGCTACGGTACGAGGCTCTTCAGAAACCCGACCTACTACCTGTCAAGCTACGAGATATTTACAGGAAAAGAGATAGAAATGGGCTTCTACGTTCAGCCGCTGGCATCTTCGTGAGGAGATTCTTCTTCCCCGTTATTTCCATTTCCGTTGCTCTTGATGTGGGGCTTTCCTATGGCTATTGTGAATCCCTTGAAGCTGTCGTCCTTCCTGTTGAACTCTATCGCCAGCGGGAGGCCGTTGTCCTCGTTGAAGACTATGCGCACTATCCTCGCCCGCGAGTGGTCGTTCAGGTAGTCCTCCTTGAGGTCGTCGTAATCTTCGAGAACCCTGTCTATGCTGTCGCTGTGCATATCGTATATCTCCCGGGCGTAGATGCTGTGATTTTTGATCTCCTCGACCTTTTTCTCCTTATTCAAGCTACCACTTCCCGGACTTCATCATGCCCTGCGCCAAGCACCCTCCCTGAACTTAAAAATCTTCCTCCTTTCAGCCATGCGGAGGGCTTCCTCAAGCCTGCCCTTCGGCACCTCGATGCCGTGGAGCTCCTTGAACAGCTCGATGATTTCATCGGTTGTTAGTGCCTCCTTCTCCTCAAAGAGGTTGTTCACGAGGTTTATCATGTCCTCGACGAAGTTCCAGGGAAAGATTATCCAGGCCCAGTCTATTTCCTCGCCGTAGTAGTCCGGCTTGAAGCGCGAGCCCTTGATCGTGAGGAGTGTCGCAACCCTCACCTCTGCCGGCTTCTGCCCCTCGACGTAGTTCTTTGCGAGCGTCAGGCTCTCTCCGGTGTCGCTGATGTCGTCCACGATGAGAACCTTCTTTCCACCCAGGTCGTAGTTGCTGCCGTACTTGAGCCTTGCCTTTCCGTCTGGAGTTGCTGTAACACCCCAGTGTTCCACCTTGAGGCTGACGAGGTCTTTGATTCCCAGGTAGTCGCAGTAGAGCCTTGCCGCAATCCAGCCGCCCCTTGCGAGACCGACTATAACGTCGGGCCTCCAGCCCTCCTCCAGAACCTTCCAGGCACCTTCCTTTGCCCACCTTTCTATGTCGTCCCAAGAAGCGAGATAAGCCGGA
Proteins encoded:
- a CDS encoding DUF4932 domain-containing protein, which codes for MKRLVALIIVFFLASTAIPAGAYSLDSQTTVAIPQNYEFLGIVYYLAYGPQDPFVTYRGQYLNDVESWFGRYRNHKVVGMLREYLADANSISERDYRLLYLDQVALSLPPGMQVGVPPSQIKNLAWFLGVDTEWMSEFLTALRDFAEETDFSEFYSLHEAYYQKDIDLYAGALRLLPPKDFMGRYMDLTGIEFKFLHPYLVAFHAHAYRPKGVYGLAGIQPLVRRIPQRTLWSLKTARDTMFGLPLNRDCLNNPGLDRLNYLGMVYHELGHDISTRELNLYDSLPEELSYLESTIEEDMPYLAVYDIHFWGDSGMVYEGFADGWEDFAIANVDPEYSELAMWMQRGWGEFWIDDMVELYGKYANESVQNNGDIRMYIRDIAEELKERIPEENSSVLYHQRVPVTPLRAFDRGAVTGKVVVVYGTQNPDPKGTEYDRETAELIANNLKTFYSQWNGSVEIVVKADVNVTDDELGENLVLVGGPAANSIVAEMQEHFPLRFVKEGDYWVIEHNTNWSVDSFIITENESDPVLKGRLDLSDDLTAALLLAVRNPDDPENYIVWIAGADRYGTRLFRNPTYYLSSYEIFTGKEIEMGFYVQPLASS
- a CDS encoding phosphoribosyltransferase; translated protein: MKKFPAYLASWDDIERWAKEGAWKVLEEGWRPDVIVGLARGGWIAARLYCDYLGIKDLVSLKVEHWGVTATPDGKARLKYGSNYDLGGKKVLIVDDISDTGESLTLAKNYVEGQKPAEVRVATLLTIKGSRFKPDYYGEEIDWAWIIFPWNFVEDMINLVNNLFEEKEALTTDEIIELFKELHGIEVPKGRLEEALRMAERRKIFKFREGAWRRA